Proteins encoded together in one Vigna angularis cultivar LongXiaoDou No.4 chromosome 5, ASM1680809v1, whole genome shotgun sequence window:
- the LOC108340549 gene encoding vacuolar fusion protein MON1 homolog isoform X1, translated as MSSPTDTHSLSKIITMNDNETESDGEIRASVEPASEEAPSSPGSSGYVGEGGSTSATTGSQFEIEHEEIEEDTTIHMDRISISDSHASWIPGKRHFDEDDGSISWRKRKKHFFVLSHSGKPIYSRYGDEHRLAGFSATLQAIISFVENGGDSVKLVRAGRHQVIFLVKGPIYLVCISSTEEPYASLRGQLELIYGQMLVILTKSINRCFEKNPKFDMTPLLGGTEIVFSSLIHSFSWNPATFLHAYTCLPLAYATRQAAGAILQDVADSGVLFAILMCRHKVISLVGAQKASLHPDDILLLANFVMASESFRTSESFSPICLPRYNPSAFLYSYIHYFDADTYLVLLSTNSDAFYHLKDCRIRVENVLLKSCVLSEVQRSLLNGGMHVEDLPPISHSGSSHLGQHMLPSDSPDRFREANSGIGGPAGLWHFIYRSIYLDQYVSSEFPPSINTPQLQKRLYRAYEKLFASMHDKGIGPHKTQFRRDENYVLLCWVTQDFELYAAFDPLADKALAIKTCNHVCQWIKDVENEIFLLGASPFSW; from the exons atgtcttcgCCAACAGACACACACTCTCTCTCTAAAATCATAACTATGAACGACAACGAAACAGAGTCCGATGGAGAGATTAGGGCTTCCGTCGAACCCGCTTCGGAGGAAGCTCCATCCAGCCCCGGTAGCAGCGGGTACGTCGGCGAAGGAGGCAGCACCAGCGCAACCACCGGTTCGCAATTCGAAATTGAGCACGAAGAAATAGAAGAGGACACGACGATTCATATGGACAGAATCTCGATTTCCGATTCCCACGCCTCGTGGATTCCCGGCAAACGGCACTTCGATGAG GATGATGGCTCTATATCatggaggaagaggaagaaacaTTTTTTCGTTCTCAGTCATTCCGGCAAACCTATATATTCCAG GTATGGAGATGAACACAGACTTGCAGGGTTTTCAGCAACTTTGCAAGCAATCATTTCCTTTGTTGAGAACGG GGGCGACTCTGTCAAATTGGTGAGGGCTGGAAGGCATCAG GTGATTTTTCTAGTGAAAGGACCAATTTACTTAGTCTGCATCAGCTCCACAGAAGAACCTTACGCTTCATTAAGGGGGCAGTTAGAGCTAATTTATGGCCAG ATGCTTGTTATActaacaaaatcaataaatagaTGTTTTGAGAAGAACCCAAAGTTTGATATGACACCCTTGCTTGGTGGAACAGAAATTGTCTTCTCTTCTCTAATACACTCTTTCAGCTG GAACCCAGCTACATTTCTTCATGCCTATACTTGTCTCCCTCTTGCATATGCAACAAGGCAAGCTGCAGGAGCTATTTTGCAAGATGTTGCTGATTCGGGTGTTCTGTTTGCAATACTGATGTGCAGGCACAAG GTAATCAGTCTCGTTGGTGCTCAGAAAGCTTCCCTTCATCCAGATGATATACTGCTTTTGGCCAACTTTGTCATGGCATCTGAATCCTTCAG GACATCAGAATCATTTTCTCCAATTTGCTTGCCAAGATATAACCCTTCAGCATTTTTGTATTCATATATCCATTACTTCGAT GCTGACACATACTTGGTGTTACTATCCACTAATTCTGATGCATTTTATCATCTTAAAGATTGCAG GATTCGTGTTGAAAATGTTCTTTTGAAGTCATGTGTCCTTAGTGAAGTTCAGAGATCCTTGTTAAACGGGGGAATGCATGTTGAAGATCTGCCACCTATATCTCATTCTGGATCATCTCATTTGGGCCAGCACATGCTTCCATCAGATTCTCCTGACAGATTTAGGGAAGCTAATTCTGGCATTGGGGGTCCTGCTGGGTTGTGGCATTTCATATACCGCAGTATATATCTTGACCAGTATGTCTCCTCGGAGTTCCCACCATCAATCAATACGCCTCAGCTGCAAAAAAG ACTGTATAGAGCTTACGAGAAACTTTTTGCATCCATGCATGATAAAGGAATTGGGCCACACAAAACTCAATTCAGAAGAGATGAAAACTACG TTCTTCTCTGTTGGGTGACACAGGATTTTGAGCTCTATGCTGCCTTTGATCCCCTTGCAGACAAG GCCTTGGCAATCAAGACGTGCAACCATGTTTGTCAGTGGATAAAAGATGtggaaaatgaaatatttttgctAGGAGCTAGCCCCTTTTCATGGTGA
- the LOC108340549 gene encoding vacuolar fusion protein MON1 homolog isoform X2 — protein sequence MSSPTDTHSLSKIITMNDNETESDGEIRASVEPASEEAPSSPGSSGYVGEGGSTSATTGSQFEIEHEEIEEDTTIHMDRISISDSHASWIPGKRHFDEDDGSISWRKRKKHFFVLSHSGKPIYSRGDSVKLVRAGRHQVIFLVKGPIYLVCISSTEEPYASLRGQLELIYGQMLVILTKSINRCFEKNPKFDMTPLLGGTEIVFSSLIHSFSWNPATFLHAYTCLPLAYATRQAAGAILQDVADSGVLFAILMCRHKVISLVGAQKASLHPDDILLLANFVMASESFRTSESFSPICLPRYNPSAFLYSYIHYFDADTYLVLLSTNSDAFYHLKDCRIRVENVLLKSCVLSEVQRSLLNGGMHVEDLPPISHSGSSHLGQHMLPSDSPDRFREANSGIGGPAGLWHFIYRSIYLDQYVSSEFPPSINTPQLQKRLYRAYEKLFASMHDKGIGPHKTQFRRDENYVLLCWVTQDFELYAAFDPLADKALAIKTCNHVCQWIKDVENEIFLLGASPFSW from the exons atgtcttcgCCAACAGACACACACTCTCTCTCTAAAATCATAACTATGAACGACAACGAAACAGAGTCCGATGGAGAGATTAGGGCTTCCGTCGAACCCGCTTCGGAGGAAGCTCCATCCAGCCCCGGTAGCAGCGGGTACGTCGGCGAAGGAGGCAGCACCAGCGCAACCACCGGTTCGCAATTCGAAATTGAGCACGAAGAAATAGAAGAGGACACGACGATTCATATGGACAGAATCTCGATTTCCGATTCCCACGCCTCGTGGATTCCCGGCAAACGGCACTTCGATGAG GATGATGGCTCTATATCatggaggaagaggaagaaacaTTTTTTCGTTCTCAGTCATTCCGGCAAACCTATATATTCCAG GGGCGACTCTGTCAAATTGGTGAGGGCTGGAAGGCATCAG GTGATTTTTCTAGTGAAAGGACCAATTTACTTAGTCTGCATCAGCTCCACAGAAGAACCTTACGCTTCATTAAGGGGGCAGTTAGAGCTAATTTATGGCCAG ATGCTTGTTATActaacaaaatcaataaatagaTGTTTTGAGAAGAACCCAAAGTTTGATATGACACCCTTGCTTGGTGGAACAGAAATTGTCTTCTCTTCTCTAATACACTCTTTCAGCTG GAACCCAGCTACATTTCTTCATGCCTATACTTGTCTCCCTCTTGCATATGCAACAAGGCAAGCTGCAGGAGCTATTTTGCAAGATGTTGCTGATTCGGGTGTTCTGTTTGCAATACTGATGTGCAGGCACAAG GTAATCAGTCTCGTTGGTGCTCAGAAAGCTTCCCTTCATCCAGATGATATACTGCTTTTGGCCAACTTTGTCATGGCATCTGAATCCTTCAG GACATCAGAATCATTTTCTCCAATTTGCTTGCCAAGATATAACCCTTCAGCATTTTTGTATTCATATATCCATTACTTCGAT GCTGACACATACTTGGTGTTACTATCCACTAATTCTGATGCATTTTATCATCTTAAAGATTGCAG GATTCGTGTTGAAAATGTTCTTTTGAAGTCATGTGTCCTTAGTGAAGTTCAGAGATCCTTGTTAAACGGGGGAATGCATGTTGAAGATCTGCCACCTATATCTCATTCTGGATCATCTCATTTGGGCCAGCACATGCTTCCATCAGATTCTCCTGACAGATTTAGGGAAGCTAATTCTGGCATTGGGGGTCCTGCTGGGTTGTGGCATTTCATATACCGCAGTATATATCTTGACCAGTATGTCTCCTCGGAGTTCCCACCATCAATCAATACGCCTCAGCTGCAAAAAAG ACTGTATAGAGCTTACGAGAAACTTTTTGCATCCATGCATGATAAAGGAATTGGGCCACACAAAACTCAATTCAGAAGAGATGAAAACTACG TTCTTCTCTGTTGGGTGACACAGGATTTTGAGCTCTATGCTGCCTTTGATCCCCTTGCAGACAAG GCCTTGGCAATCAAGACGTGCAACCATGTTTGTCAGTGGATAAAAGATGtggaaaatgaaatatttttgctAGGAGCTAGCCCCTTTTCATGGTGA
- the LOC108339888 gene encoding uncharacterized protein LOC108339888, giving the protein MASRKNYFTSRSHRFLPVASNRDSLSLTMDSEFAFEFDESEIYNSGRANSFEFSRSLHGRGSAKKNPTSSTTAAAASVPINIPDWSKILGNEYAKRNNNNHDDDEDNEYDDDHNEGYDEFERSGRVPPHEFLARTRVASFSVHEGLGRTLKGRDLSTLRNAIWAKTGFQD; this is encoded by the coding sequence ATGGCGAGCAGAAAGAACTATTTCACTTCACGAAGCCACCGTTTTCTCCCCGTCGCTTCCAACAGAGACTCTCTATCGCTAACCATGGATTCCGAATTCGCCTTCGAATTCGACGAGTCCGAGATTTACAACTCGGGCCGGGCTAACTCGTTCGAGTTCAGCAGATCGCTTCACGGCCGCGGCTCCGCCAAGAAAAAccccacttcctccaccaccGCCGCCGCGGCGTCAGTGCCCATCAACATCCCCGACTGGTCCAAGATCCTCGGCAACGAGTACGCGAAAAGAAACAACAACAACCACGACGACGACGAGGACAACGAGTACGACGACGATCACAACGAGGGTTATGATGAATTTGAACGGAGCGGGAGAGTGCCACCGCACGAGTTTCTGGCGAGAACTAGGGTTGCTTCTTTCTCCGTGCATGAAGGTTTAGGGAGAACCCTGAAGGGAAGGGATCTGAGTACGCTCCGAAACGCCATTTGGGCCAAAACCGGTTTCCAAGACTGA